The Gadus macrocephalus chromosome 3, ASM3116895v1 DNA segment ACAGTCAGAAGGTACACACAATCAACGTGGTGAACAAGAAGCTCAGCTGTGTTGTCAGGGTGGAGCCACATGCAATCTTTCAATATAAGAGAGGTAGCCTGGGAAACAGACCAATCTGTGGgcacatgttttatttgctctggccTATGCTTCGCCCcaatcacaaatatttattgaagaTGGGAGCAGATTTAACATTATGAGGAGCACCCTAAAGGAGCAGCGTTGAGTCATTGTCATACCCAAACCAAAATAACGATTCGTAGAtgtgattggttgtaggtccGTCCAATTGCGTCCGATGGACTTTTGGTCTGCGTCAATTGATAGTTCCCCATGGAAAGCGACAGGATCCAGACTAACATGCATTTGCGAATTGGTCTGACGATATCAAGTGAGAGCAGAAGACCTCCTGTTCCGGACACCAAAGTAAACATTTCTGGTTTACTAGAAGTGTGGAGCACTTTGTCTCTTTTGAACCTGTTCTTTTTAACAGATAGCGTGACAGGCAAAAACGACAATAAGGTGAgtaaaaaacacagaaattaGCCTATTTTCCcttttataattaaaaaaatgatgTACTTGCTTAATACGTATACCTTctcgtctgtgtctaggaatggcaTGTGCTAACATTTCCTGGCCTGAAGAAGACTTTgtatgttccatctgtctggatgtgttctaCAGGCCAGTTTCCACACCATGTGGTCATAACTTCTGCAgaacatgtattgaaatgttctGGGAGAAACAAGTCCAGTTCAAATGTCCTGTTTGTAACAAGCTTTTCTGCAAAAGACCTGATTTACGGATCAATTACCTTTTAACAGAGTTGTCTGCTCAGATGAGAACATGCGCACAAGCAAAAGAGCAGCCCTGTGTTCAACCatcagaagttccctgtgatgtctgtactgggacccagctgatGGCCGTGAAGTCATGCCTGGTATGCCTCATCTCTTACTGCCACACCCACCttgagccacatcagagagtcacaGGCCTGAAGAGACATCAGCTGGTCAACCCTATGCGCTGTCTGCAAGACAGGATCtgtaagaaacacgaccgacttctggagctctacTGCAAGACCGaccaggtatgtgtgtgtcagttctgcacGGAGGGCGACCACAAGAACCATCCTGTCGCACCTCTCAAGGAGGAGCATGACGTGCAAATGGCCAAACTGAAGACGATGGAGTCTGAGGTTAagcagatgatccaggagagacagagaaagattcAGGAAATCAAAGACATTGTTAATTTCAGCAAAGAAGacgcagagagggagatagcCGACGGCGCACAGGTCCTCCATTCTCTGATGCTCTACATCGAAAAGTACCGGGATGACTTCAACCAAATAGTGAAGTACAAACTGGACTCCACAGTGAGACGGGCTGAAGGCCTCGTCAAAGAGCTTGAGCAGGAAATAGGAGATCTGAACAACAGAAGCTCAGAGGTGAGTCAGCTCTCACACATCGAGGACCACCTCCACTTCTTCCAGACTTTCAGATCCCAGAAGAAACCGCCAcacaccagggactggaccaaggtggaggtccgtcctcaaCAATTCGTAGGGACcctgaggagatccctggatcaacTGGAGGAGCCACTGAACATGGAGTTGAAGAGGCTGTGTGATGCTGTTGAACTGgagagggtccagcagtatgaagtcaatgtgactctggatcctgaaaCAGCTCATCCCAAGCTCGTTCTCTCTgagatgggaaacaagtacacgATGGAGGTGTACGCAAGGAAGTCCgagacaaccctaagagattcACACACTATCTAAAtgttctcacgaggcagagcttctcggGAGGTTCTACTTTGAGGTTCAGGTTACAGGCAAAAACGCATGGTGTTTAGGAATAGCCAGAGGGTCGGGTAACAAAAAAGGTGGCATGACGTTGCTCACCTGAGCACGGCTACTGGACTATCGACTTCAAAAAGGACAGGTTGATATTCAATGCCAAGCCGGTTGTttgtctccctctgagagctcagctccagaaggtgggggtgtttgttgattacgATGAGGGTCTGGtgtccttctatgatgtgggaGCCAGGGCCCATGTCTACTCCGGTACTGGCTTCACCTTCAGTGAGCCGATCTATCCTGTGCTCTGTCCGTGTTTACATGATGGTGGTAGAAACTCCGCCCCCATGATCATCTCTCAGGTGAACAGCTAATGTTTTTTCCTGAAGAGAATCTCTGCTATATTCATGATGTATGTGATAAATGATTAGATTACACATACTGTGTTGTTAAAAGTATTTCTCCTGAATGCATGTATTTATGCTAAATGCTTTAAATGAAAGAAATGTTAAACAGTTGCAATCATTAGGTTGTCGGGTTTATGTGGGACTTATTGATAATATGTTTTTCAAAGACAAAACGTCTTTACTTTTATTCTTCTGGAATGCTTCTATGAATGCAACACAATTAAATGTTTGAACACAGatttaataaaacattattCTCAGATTATGTACTACATTTTCATTGAAATAGGTTCATTCTCAGGAGAAAAGATATATAATCAGAGGAATGGACATGGTGAGAATATATCCTCTAATGCGTAATGCGTGCATACTCATAGAACATTATCAGTGGTAAAATTTGCATTTTGTCTGACTGCATAATTGTAAATGTAAGGGAGGAAGAAGtgactgcagagagagagagcgagaaagtgtgagagagtgaggtagtgagggactgagagagagagagtaagagagagcgaGTCTGAACGGGAGGGGGGAGAATTTAGCAATGTCCACTATGGCTGAAATGTCCAACCATTCAGGAATTTTAACCGATCCGTAATAAAATGAACAATAAAGTAataatacagtaggcctacatggtttattaaaacaaaactaaataaaatgagGGACCCTCCTTGCACATATCGCTACTTAAAGGCGAGATATATTAGAGGAAGGACCTTTCACTAGCAAAAAGGAGTTCTGTAATGGCAGTGAGAAACTCATCAAACCGTTAACCTCATCAAATGTTCTCTGAACGGCAAGCCAAAAAGAAAGGCTCAACTGGAGCCTCAGGGATCTCTAGTAAGCTGTATGGGCTGACTCTGTATGGGCTAACGGATAAGTGAAAACAGTGGAATCAGCCATCTGAATATTATGGTGTTTACACACGGTTCACAACAATCGACCAGTAATATTGCCTGCTGAAGCGCTTAATAGTGATGCCTTCTTTAATTATGGGTTCCACTCCATCATTTTGTGCAAGTTTTACCTACTTTAAGATGCCACTGTCTTTGGGTATGAGAATTATAATGAGCGGTATGAAATGCGACACACCCTGTGGCGTTATATGTAAATGTCTGAGGAGTATAACCCACTTTCATATGCCGACGtcaacatcaactgctgccCAGCTGGagctgcacacactcacacacgcctcGCTGCTATTTGAACATCAAGAAGACTGTGTCATTTGTTCATGTCTGAAGTCAGAGACCTGCTTGACATTTAGGTGNNNNNNNNNNNNNNNNNNNNNNNNNNNNNNNNNNNNNNNNNNNNNNNNNNNNNNNNNNNNNNNNNNNNNNNNNNNNNNNNNNNNNNNNNNNNNNNNNNNNagagagagagagagagagagagagagagagagagagagagagggaaagggagagagagttaccCAACATTAGAGAACatttaatacaaatataataccatagagaagaaagagagaaaggggcagagcgagagaagaaaaagtgtgtgagagagagagagagaaagagagagagaaagagagagagaaaaagagtttACTTAAAATACACTGGTGAAGTATCATTGtttttatgatgatgatgagccaGAGAGATGCTCAGGAACTGTTTGCATCACACAGATGGACTGAGGGACAGAGAACCAGGGTACGATGCATTGACCTTTCCATTGTTGCGAATGCATGCATGTTAGCAAGTCTCTCtaacatccatccattcatccattgaCTCATCAGCCCTCCATAAATTAATCCAGCCATCAGCTCACTTATTTATTATGCATCCATGTTATCATCAGTTAttatccatccacccatccatcatttacatattttcactcattcattatccatccatccatccatccatccatccatccatccatccatccatccatccatccatccatccatccatccatccatccatccatccatccatccatccatccatccattcacaaATCATATAAACATGCCGTGGCTTCACAAGGGCCACTGTAAGGCAAAGTGCTCTGGGAGCCAATGACACACGGCTTGTTTGCACAACCAATGAGGAAAGTGCAGCGCTTTCCCTTTGTTGACACTGGGCCACGGCTGCTGTTGAACATCAAAGCCTTCTGGTCCCCGTAGTGCAGCgtcagcagctcctccagtcAGTTATCTAAACAAGTGCACAATCTACATTCagcttcacacacacgcgcacacacacacacacagacacacagacacacagacacagacacagacacagacacagacacagacacagacacagacagacagacagacagacagacagacagacagacagacagacagacagacagacagacagacagacagacagacagacagacagacagacagacagacagacagacacacacacacacacacacacacacacacacacacacacacacacacacacacacacacacacacacacacacacacagagacacacacacgcacacacacacacacacaattgagtTCATGGTGAATCACTTTAACACGTGTGGTAAAATCCGCAATAGTGgacagtgtctctctccctctcatcgtTGCCACACTGACATCTTAGTGTCCTCTGCCCAGCGAGGACACAGGGAAACTTCCGCCGCTCCTCTTGCAGTGGGACCGAACGGACACTCCACCATCCTGGTCCATCTCTGGTTCATGGGGATGGGTCTGTGTTGGTGGGATTTAACAACGCTACGAATCCTTAACCAATAGCGTTTGGTgtgatttatttaattatttgcatGGGGGAAGGGCCCGTCAGCAGCATCATGTGGTACACAGGACACGCTCTGATTGACAGATGCAAGGGAGACCACTTATTTACTCAGCCGCCACGGTTACACATATATCTGctttagttttgttttgtttcggtCTGCTGGGAATCACTGGATCCGTGTCCGCGGGAAGAGTGACTAGCGTTACAAAGACGAAGGGGAACAAAAAGATGGAAATACTCAGTTCCGACTGAGGATTTGATTCCCCAAAGTCAGCCGGTGGCGACGAGAAGAAGTGGAATCGCAGTTCATTTGTTGAGTGTTCCACGTTATACCATTGATGCAGAACAGCTTTGAATATTCTCTCTATCGTTGTCTGAGACTACACCCACCGTCTGGTCTTTCTGCCGAGATTCTGGAGAACGGGGAAGAGGTAAACGCCTGTGAAAAATATCTGGCGCCCGTTTCTGCCAGGGGCCACTGGGTCTCTTGGGAAATGGCAGCCAGACAAATATTAGCTTTTGGTTGTTCTTATTTCTCTAAAAAGAGAGTTGGGTTTTTATGTGTAGCAATTGCAGCCCCAAGAAAACGTTGCCAGGATGCTGGTTGGAGCTATGTGAATGTTCTTCATCTCCATACACATGCTGAGGTTAGGCacctcagtgtgtgcgtgtgtgtgtgtgtgtgtgtgtgtgtgtgtgtgtgtgtggggggggaatcACATTTATAATGTAACCTGTTCCGCATTcacataaaaaatattaatgagaTTGTCTCAGCTAGTTTGATCAAATTTGAAGCACAGCTTATCTAAACCAACCCATAATCTAACATCTTGACAGAAAGTGGCAGATGTTCCCACAATACATATATTTGAGGTTTTCAATGATGAATGGATGGGccacatcatctctctctcccctcccctctctctctctcccgctttttctccctctctctctcacacactgtctggcgcacacacacacacacacacacacacacacacacacacacacacacacacacacacacacacacacacacacacacacacacacacacacacacacacacacagacactagcagacatacacacacacacacacacacacacacaacacacacgcacacacacacacacacaaacacacacacacacacacacacacacacacacacacacacacacacacacgcacacacacacgcacacacacacgcacaaacacacacacacacacacacacacacacacacacacacacacacacacacacacacacacacacacacacacacacacacacacacacacacacacacacacacacgcacacacacacgcacgcacacacacacacaggcatctgGGCTCCCGGgcacatttttaagtgttttttttacGTTCCAACATTGGCATTCGCTAGAGCCAATGTTTTATAGACCGCAAGGCTAATTCTGTGCGACCTGCTGTTCTGCAATTCTATTTAGGAAAAGACACCACAGGGAATGGAACATACCAGCACATTACCTGAGGCTGTAATAGACTGCCATGTTCTTTATTATTTACACCGACATCCATTTGTGTTTTCATCACGACAATAGATTTTGGGCCTGAGAATTTATTGTTATACCAGTGtaaagaaaaaattaaataaatcgctaataaacaaacaaatgttacaatgttTCATTTTCactaaagtttgtgtgtgtacgtgtttgttcatgctgtgtgtgtgtatacatagcTATAGCTATATAGCTATAGCTATGTATATGCTTGAGAAATTAAGGCTGTTGACATCGTGGAATCCATTGAGCGAACGGTTGAAGAGTACAAACACTTggaatagaagagagagagcagagagagcctGGAAGAGAGGAGCAACGATGGAGTGGTTCACTGAGAGAAAGCGTCAGACATCTCTCACAGGGGGCCCGCGGCTTCCCTGTGCATGGCGATGAAGGGGCTGATATAGCTCCATAGCTCCATGAGCAGCATTAGGACGAGCAGTCCCACAACACTGTGTGAAGAGAGCAGGCTAATAAGGTAAATAACTAGATGATTTCACAAGCAGGGATTAGCATCCACTCTGGCCCCCGGTATATGAATGCTCGACTGGGAGAGAAGGAGCACGAGCAATAGAAACAAGTTTCCCTTTAATCAGTATGGTTAAGATGCAACGTATAACTTTAGCTGGGCTTGTGAGACCGTCCAAATATTCAGGTTTGCCTTTCACATTGACTATTCATTCGCCATTCATGTCAACAGCAGAATCAGAGAGATGCTTCTCCACCTTAAAGACGATAAAGACTTTCCTTAGGAACACTATGGCACAAGATCACCTCAATGCTCTGGCTATGCTCTCTATAGAGAAAAAAATTACACGGGACATTCCAGATTTCAATAAAAGGGTTATTGAGAAATTTGCCACTTAGAAAGACAGAGGAGCAAAGTTCCTCAACAAGTAAGAGTTTTCCAAGAGTTCTCTtactagtctctctctcacacaacccaccccctcccccttcctgtgaggtggacactggttgccgaccctcacaacccccccaaccccctccttcccgtgaggtggacactggttgcagaccctcacaacctcctcccacccctttcaagtgtacgtactgtatatagttctctgcaaacctatggtggcatcaggccttcagtgtgcatattgtatatagtcctctgcaaacctattcagtgtacatactctatatagtcctctgcaaacctatggggGCATCAGGCcaagtgtgtcttgaacaaccacacacaaaagttagcacatttacatgaattttgtggaattcatatttcattgtatttgtctaatataaatgcatactaatgaaaactgtagatatatttatgagtgaagttaccaacgcAATGGATTGGctgtaacacactcacccattctctctctctctctctcttactcacactctctctcacacacacacacacacacacacacacacacacacacacacacacacacacacacacacacacacacacacacacacacacacacacacacacacacacacacacacacacacacacacacatacacacacacacacacacacacacgcacacacacactctcacacacacacacacacacacacacacacacacacacacacacacacacacacacacacacacacacacacacacacacacacacacacacacacacacacacacacacacacacacacacacacacacgttaactcGTCTTTGTTCACAcgtctttgtaagtaaatgttctattttgctgcctttattattttgtcagaatgttttgtttgtttgtgaaaatcacaaacaatTATTCTGGGGGAgaatgcccccagacccccctacaggggtttggaatgcaaacgttcagccccacctaaaataaattccaccagccgccactgatttCCATGTAAGTGCACAAAATACTTTGTTGAAAAAACTCAAGTGAATCAGATTGACGCAGTTGTTCTGTTCTATCTTTCTCCTCATCCATCATTAACTGAAACTCCCTCCTCTGAGCACTGATGGATCTGATTGAATGTTAAGATCTAGTGCTTACCACTTTTTGGAAAAGGCTTCCAACCGGCTTAAGGCCAGACTGATCTGCAGAGACACAGAATGGGATCTTGGgagatcaggatggtctcatCAGGCTACACT contains these protein-coding regions:
- the LOC132454142 gene encoding E3 ubiquitin-protein ligase TRIM47-like, producing MACANISWPEEDFVCSICLDVFYRPVSTPCGHNFCRTCIEMFWEKQVQFKCPVCNKLFCKRPDLRINYLLTELSAQMRTCAQAKEQPCVQPSEVPCDVCTGTQLMAVKSCLVCLISYCHTHLEPHQRVTGLKRHQLVNPMRCLQDRICKKHDRLLELYCKTDQVCVCQFCTEGDHKNHPVAPLKEEHDVQMAKLKTMESEVKQMIQERQRKIQEIKDIVNFSKEDAEREIADGAQVLHSLMLYIEKYRDDFNQIVKYKLDSTVRRAEGLVKELEQEIGDLNNRSSEVSQLSHIEDHLHFFQTFRSQKKPPHTRDWTKVEVRPQQFVGTLRRSLDQLEEPLNMELKRLCDAVELERVQQYEVNVTLDPETAHPKLVLSEMGNKYTMEVYARKSETTLRDSHTI